One Thermogemmatispora onikobensis genomic window carries:
- a CDS encoding YceI family protein — MTWQIDPVHSRVAFAVRHMMVSTARGSFKVFSGEIEYDEQNPENSKITAQAEAASIDTGQADRDRHLRSADFFDVEKYPTITFVSTKIEPLGGNQYRVTGDLTMHGVTRPVTFTGEFNGPIVDAFGLRRAGILTTATISRKDFGLTWNRAIESGGVIVDDQVKIEIELEITEKVPAASNA; from the coding sequence GTGACCTGGCAGATTGATCCTGTCCATTCGCGTGTTGCCTTTGCTGTAAGGCACATGATGGTCAGCACAGCACGTGGGTCATTCAAAGTCTTTAGTGGGGAAATCGAATACGACGAGCAAAACCCTGAGAACTCGAAGATTACAGCTCAGGCAGAGGCTGCCAGTATTGACACTGGTCAGGCTGATCGTGACCGGCACCTGCGCAGCGCCGACTTCTTTGACGTCGAGAAATATCCCACCATTACCTTTGTCAGCACCAAAATCGAGCCGCTGGGTGGCAATCAGTACCGTGTCACGGGCGATCTGACCATGCACGGTGTGACTCGTCCCGTCACCTTCACCGGAGAATTCAACGGCCCGATCGTCGACGCCTTTGGGCTGCGTCGGGCTGGCATCCTGACCACGGCGACCATCAGCCGCAAAGACTTTGGCCTGACCTGGAACCGGGCCATTGAGAGCGGTGGAGTCATTGTCGACGATCAGGTCAAGATTGAGATCGAGCTAGAGATTACCGAGAAAGTGCCTGCTGCCTCGAATGCCTGA
- a CDS encoding BON domain-containing protein, translating to MMKSELISELLKFRFGSKVFCSDGEYGLLDDVVVDSTRRSVTHVGVSRGLFVKKRFYLAFSQVSEASSDGVTLTISLAALEQEAVASPDGVHLSGRSLVEAPAVGQRGTLLLLAVQPGSGEITYLVAHNLPRGQDTLFRTSTIAELSAEAVRLNISAEALKALPPYRPDRELQREVEAVLFDLYPLHIDLRGISARVLDGVLYLDGNISSALRADLVERQVVGIPGLLEVRNKLVADDTLASEVALALGRDPRTRGLPIGVYPRLGVVRLSGAVRTEEQKRVAAEIARSVPGVRQVLNELTVNPTAEHLPVMASTGAEDEDLVPGGRYVRHTK from the coding sequence ATGATGAAAAGCGAACTTATCTCTGAACTGCTCAAATTCCGCTTCGGCAGCAAAGTCTTTTGCTCCGATGGAGAATATGGCCTGCTTGATGATGTGGTAGTTGATTCGACCCGGCGCAGCGTCACCCATGTGGGGGTCAGCCGGGGCCTTTTTGTTAAGAAGCGCTTCTATCTCGCCTTCAGTCAGGTCAGCGAGGCCTCCAGTGATGGCGTGACCCTGACCATCAGTTTGGCGGCCCTGGAGCAAGAGGCGGTCGCCTCACCGGATGGGGTACATCTCTCGGGGCGCAGCCTGGTCGAGGCTCCGGCGGTGGGTCAGCGTGGCACCTTGCTCCTGCTGGCTGTCCAGCCTGGCAGTGGGGAGATCACCTATCTGGTGGCTCACAACCTCCCCAGAGGGCAGGATACCCTCTTCCGCACGAGCACAATCGCCGAGCTGAGCGCGGAGGCCGTGCGTCTCAACATCTCTGCCGAGGCTCTCAAAGCGTTGCCGCCCTATCGACCCGATCGCGAGCTGCAGCGTGAGGTCGAGGCGGTCCTGTTTGACCTCTATCCGCTGCACATTGATCTGCGCGGGATCTCGGCGCGCGTCCTTGACGGCGTTCTCTATCTGGATGGCAACATCTCTAGTGCCCTGCGCGCCGACCTGGTCGAGCGCCAGGTGGTGGGGATACCAGGTCTACTGGAGGTCAGGAACAAATTGGTAGCCGATGATACGCTTGCCAGTGAGGTGGCGCTGGCTTTGGGACGTGACCCGCGCACCCGGGGCCTTCCCATAGGAGTCTACCCGCGGCTGGGCGTCGTGCGCCTCAGTGGGGCTGTGCGCACGGAAGAGCAGAAGCGCGTTGCGGCAGAAATCGCGCGCTCCGTGCCAGGCGTGCGGCAGGTGCTCAATGAGCTAACGGTCAATCCCACAGCTGAGCATCTGCCCGTCATGGCCTCTACTGGGGCCGAAGATGAGGATCTGGTACCGGGCGGGCGCTACGTGCGTCATACGAAGTGA
- a CDS encoding GNAT family N-acetyltransferase, with product MRLIRRATSDDIATLTALRLALLRETGRVTDDQQEQLLRELTDSYLRRALPQEEFLVWVAEVDEQGTIAATGGLVFLSRPPSPENEAGLEGYVLNMYTLPAWRGQGLARAILRQIIAYARQHTSARRLWLHASDAGRPLYASEGFLPITREMELLW from the coding sequence ATGCGCCTCATACGGCGTGCCACCAGCGACGATATCGCCACCTTAACAGCGCTCCGCCTGGCCCTGCTGCGAGAGACCGGCAGGGTCACCGATGATCAGCAAGAGCAGCTGCTCCGCGAGCTGACAGACTCTTACCTGCGCCGGGCGTTGCCGCAGGAGGAATTTCTGGTCTGGGTCGCGGAGGTCGATGAGCAGGGAACCATCGCGGCTACTGGTGGTCTGGTCTTCTTGAGCCGTCCACCTTCGCCCGAGAATGAGGCCGGTCTGGAAGGCTATGTCCTGAACATGTATACGCTACCAGCCTGGCGCGGGCAGGGCCTGGCACGAGCTATTCTACGCCAGATCATCGCCTACGCCCGCCAGCATACTTCCGCGCGCCGCCTCTGGTTGCACGCTAGTGACGCCGGTCGCCCGCTCTACGCCAGCGAGGGCTTCCTCCCGATTACACGTGAGATGGAACTGCTCTGGTAA
- a CDS encoding serine/threonine protein kinase has protein sequence MAGDSSLPSLSRPGTPSRAQVPTRPNRTSGALPQDLSRSQNPLRVSRLVTDPLARETPVPPTFPSTPTPAVTTATPFPASMPLSTAGSSSSGILGGALRPLMPGTMLRGGRYRLQELLERQEWLNGVFEATWSGQDAQRAGALVTICELVVPESSSAAVQSMLRTATMTLSSIGRHPRVPALLDAFSDQGRSFFVFEMTEGESLLARLRRSGRALPEQEVVECCLQMVDILETMVQQTPPLVHGLIRPEHIIVARSGSQYLLTNFSIVLAGGATQFISGLDRSRLSPYLPPEFVRGAVDSRTDLYSLLATAYHLVTGSPPTGMSGSIPPAQRLNPLVSSEFEAILSKGLRPIASQRYQSPAELRHDLLALRSAIGGTGSVVEQWPEQSIPLSPRPVSTSASAPTQVPSSPSPVPDSVAQALPLMLGAVLEEDEQRLLLPRPEDLPPMRESNDTLNAALWVAGILVALIAVVIFARGLF, from the coding sequence GTGGCGGGCGACTCTTCTCTTCCTTCGCTTTCGCGCCCAGGTACGCCCTCGCGTGCTCAGGTTCCCACTCGTCCCAATCGCACGAGCGGTGCTCTGCCTCAAGATCTTTCGCGCTCTCAGAATCCGCTCCGCGTTAGTCGCCTGGTGACTGATCCTTTAGCGCGTGAAACACCGGTGCCCCCGACTTTCCCTTCAACGCCCACGCCGGCGGTGACGACCGCGACTCCCTTCCCTGCTTCGATGCCGCTCTCAACTGCCGGTTCCAGCAGCAGTGGCATCTTGGGAGGCGCGCTGCGGCCCTTGATGCCGGGCACGATGCTCAGAGGTGGGCGCTATCGCCTTCAGGAACTGCTGGAGCGTCAGGAGTGGCTCAATGGCGTCTTTGAGGCTACGTGGAGTGGTCAGGATGCCCAGCGAGCTGGGGCGTTGGTGACTATTTGTGAGCTGGTGGTGCCCGAAAGCTCTTCGGCTGCTGTGCAGTCCATGTTGCGGACGGCCACCATGACGCTTTCGTCCATTGGGCGCCATCCTCGAGTGCCTGCTTTATTAGATGCCTTCAGTGATCAAGGGCGTAGCTTCTTTGTCTTCGAGATGACCGAGGGCGAAAGTCTGCTGGCGCGTCTGCGCCGCAGTGGGCGGGCGTTACCGGAGCAGGAAGTGGTTGAGTGCTGCCTGCAGATGGTGGATATCCTGGAGACGATGGTTCAGCAAACGCCGCCACTGGTGCATGGCCTGATTCGCCCCGAGCATATTATTGTGGCTCGCTCCGGCTCTCAGTATCTGCTCACGAACTTTTCCATTGTGTTGGCTGGTGGCGCTACTCAGTTCATTTCCGGGCTGGATCGCTCTCGTCTCTCTCCCTATCTACCTCCTGAATTCGTGCGTGGGGCGGTAGATAGCCGCACCGATCTCTACTCCTTGTTGGCTACGGCCTATCATTTGGTGACGGGTAGTCCTCCGACAGGGATGAGCGGAAGCATTCCACCGGCTCAGCGGCTCAATCCTTTGGTCAGCTCTGAGTTTGAGGCGATTCTCTCGAAGGGCTTGCGTCCTATTGCCAGTCAGCGCTATCAGAGTCCTGCCGAACTCCGTCACGATTTGTTGGCGCTGCGCTCAGCGATCGGGGGGACTGGCTCCGTGGTCGAGCAATGGCCTGAACAATCGATTCCGCTCTCGCCGCGACCGGTCTCGACGTCCGCTTCGGCTCCTACTCAAGTGCCCTCCTCGCCATCGCCGGTGCCTGATAGTGTGGCCCAGGCCCTGCCGCTGATGCTGGGGGCGGTGCTGGAAGAAGATGAGCAGCGTCTGCTCTTGCCGCGTCCCGAAGACCTGCCTCCAATGCGCGAGAGCAACGATACACTCAATGCTGCCCTGTGGGTGGCTGGCATCCTGGTGGCGTTGATTGCCGTGGTTATCTTCGCACGCGGGCTGTTCTAA
- a CDS encoding ATP-binding protein, with translation MNEREVLPTAEPWPSSLSNGHLARTALNRHLQLQMRELASLGLEELWRQLGLPGSLLIVSSPLSPPSLHLHYEHHPLLLDRLVAAGQRRKRPRFGQLSGWRPLEAPAFAWGLTASADADYLLKSDLVRRAAPGDRGAQPAPLYGWKLYQFASGWSALSVYYALEDGREDVALVALPVGRQDEWLAFLSLLVEMRNQYVRQHGRGSIEIIGGAASREELVSVIRRASWRDVILPEETRALVEAQRRIFDPSLLRRYAALGIPRLRKVLLIGPPGTGKTTLLKAEGAYHARRGGRVFYVTPPSFQGQGSSWAVLSQALQMAADSRLPTLVLVEDFELFVSHPKEQQLVLNTLDGVATPDNPAGTLLLATSNNPEKIDPRIRDRPGRIDTLIEIGLVRDEKVAVRFLQRLLGASYCEEEHARVAPRLLGQPGSHFREVCLTAALHALELGRSEVLADDLIWAHEVILNGRAAAAQSERFTPPPAQRRGSYFGKP, from the coding sequence ATGAATGAGCGTGAGGTATTACCTACAGCGGAGCCCTGGCCATCTTCGCTGAGTAATGGACATCTGGCCAGGACGGCCCTGAACAGGCATCTGCAGCTGCAGATGCGGGAGCTTGCTTCTCTCGGGCTAGAGGAGCTATGGCGGCAGCTGGGTCTGCCAGGCTCTCTGTTGATCGTCTCTTCGCCTCTCTCTCCTCCCTCTCTGCACCTACACTACGAACACCATCCGCTGCTGCTTGACCGCCTGGTGGCGGCTGGCCAGAGGCGCAAGCGTCCGCGCTTTGGCCAGCTCAGTGGCTGGCGTCCATTGGAGGCTCCGGCTTTCGCCTGGGGCCTCACGGCCTCTGCTGATGCCGATTACCTGCTGAAGTCCGATTTGGTACGCAGGGCCGCTCCTGGCGACCGGGGAGCGCAGCCTGCCCCTCTCTATGGCTGGAAGCTCTACCAGTTCGCCAGCGGCTGGTCGGCTCTCTCTGTCTACTATGCGCTGGAGGATGGTCGAGAGGATGTGGCCCTCGTCGCGCTACCTGTCGGTCGCCAGGATGAGTGGCTGGCCTTTCTGAGCCTCCTGGTTGAGATGCGCAACCAGTATGTCCGTCAACATGGACGTGGCAGTATCGAAATCATCGGCGGCGCGGCGAGCCGTGAGGAGCTGGTCTCTGTCATCCGACGGGCCTCGTGGCGCGATGTCATCTTGCCAGAAGAGACCCGTGCTCTGGTGGAGGCCCAGCGACGTATCTTTGATCCCTCTCTCTTGCGTCGCTATGCTGCCCTGGGTATCCCGCGCCTGCGCAAGGTGCTGCTGATCGGACCACCAGGAACAGGCAAGACCACGCTCCTCAAAGCAGAAGGGGCCTATCATGCCCGTCGTGGCGGGCGTGTGTTCTATGTCACTCCTCCATCGTTCCAGGGTCAAGGTAGCTCCTGGGCCGTGCTCTCGCAGGCTCTGCAGATGGCGGCTGACAGCCGGCTGCCGACGCTGGTGCTGGTTGAAGACTTCGAATTGTTCGTCTCACACCCTAAAGAGCAACAGCTTGTTCTCAATACGCTGGATGGTGTGGCCACGCCTGATAATCCTGCTGGTACCTTGCTGCTTGCTACGAGCAATAACCCGGAGAAGATCGATCCGCGTATTCGTGATCGCCCTGGACGCATCGACACATTGATTGAAATTGGCCTGGTGCGCGATGAGAAAGTGGCCGTGCGTTTTCTGCAGCGCTTGCTCGGTGCAAGCTACTGTGAAGAAGAGCATGCGCGCGTCGCCCCGCGGCTCCTCGGGCAGCCCGGCAGTCACTTCCGCGAGGTTTGTCTCACTGCCGCCCTTCATGCGCTAGAGCTGGGACGCAGCGAGGTTCTGGCCGATGATCTCATCTGGGCCCATGAGGTCATTTTGAACGGAAGAGCTGCCGCGGCTCAGAGCGAGCGTTTCACTCCACCGCCAGCCCAGCGACGCGGCAGCTACTTCGGCAAACCATAG
- a CDS encoding glycoside hydrolase family 1 protein: MARERTLQFPEGFLWGTASSAHQCEGGNLNNQWYRWEQQGRTLTGERSGVAANWWQQAERDFELAEQMENNALRLSLEWSRIEPEEGRWDESALERYRSLLADLRRRHMTPLVTLHHFTDPLWFADRGGFELEENIRYFVRFVRFVVGQLRDLCSFWLTINEPNVYAFLGYLTGEFPPGERSALRALRVLRNLMAAHVQAFYAIREWQPEGQIGYCLNYRLLDPFLTYSPLDRVVANLQDTFFNWLALKLAEGKPVVFPLQVALPALPRAAGARDYHGVNYYTRDLVAFDPRRAGELFGRRFPSPGAPMQDPGRAGYFGEIYPEGLYRVLQLVYRRTRGNKPLYVTEHGLNDLEDRLRPRAILEHLAMLHRAIREGLPVRGYFHWTLVDNFEWNEGWGAHFGLVELNPQTQERRPRPSASMFGEICRANAITESIVERYAPEAAATIFGSAAATRLGARVLT; this comes from the coding sequence ATGGCGAGAGAACGTACGCTGCAGTTCCCCGAGGGCTTCCTCTGGGGTACAGCCTCATCGGCTCATCAGTGCGAGGGTGGCAACCTCAACAACCAGTGGTATCGCTGGGAGCAGCAGGGCCGTACCCTGACGGGCGAGCGCAGTGGGGTGGCCGCCAACTGGTGGCAGCAAGCAGAGCGCGATTTCGAGTTGGCCGAGCAGATGGAGAACAACGCTCTGCGTCTGAGCCTGGAGTGGAGCCGCATCGAGCCAGAAGAAGGGCGCTGGGACGAGAGCGCTCTGGAGCGCTACCGCTCCCTCCTGGCTGACCTGCGCCGGCGCCATATGACGCCCCTGGTAACACTCCATCACTTTACCGACCCGCTCTGGTTCGCCGACCGCGGAGGTTTTGAGCTTGAGGAGAATATCAGGTATTTCGTGCGCTTTGTCCGCTTCGTGGTTGGGCAACTGCGTGACCTTTGCTCATTCTGGCTGACTATTAATGAGCCGAATGTCTATGCTTTCCTGGGCTATCTCACCGGCGAGTTCCCGCCCGGCGAGCGGAGTGCGCTTCGCGCTTTGCGCGTCTTGCGTAATCTGATGGCGGCCCATGTCCAGGCTTTCTATGCCATTCGCGAATGGCAGCCCGAAGGGCAGATCGGCTATTGCCTTAATTATCGCCTCTTAGATCCTTTTTTAACCTATTCTCCTCTTGATCGGGTAGTGGCTAACCTGCAGGATACCTTCTTCAACTGGCTGGCGCTCAAGCTGGCTGAGGGCAAGCCTGTGGTGTTCCCGTTGCAGGTAGCCCTACCGGCGCTGCCGCGGGCGGCGGGCGCGCGTGACTATCATGGCGTCAACTATTACACTCGTGACCTGGTCGCCTTTGATCCGCGGCGAGCGGGCGAGCTTTTTGGCCGTCGCTTCCCATCTCCGGGGGCGCCCATGCAGGACCCGGGGCGGGCCGGCTACTTCGGCGAGATCTATCCCGAGGGTCTCTATCGCGTGCTTCAGCTCGTGTATCGCCGCACGCGGGGCAACAAGCCACTCTATGTCACCGAGCATGGTCTCAATGATCTCGAAGATCGGCTCCGTCCGCGGGCCATTTTGGAGCATCTGGCCATGCTCCATCGTGCTATTCGTGAAGGGCTGCCGGTGCGTGGTTATTTTCACTGGACGCTGGTTGATAACTTCGAGTGGAACGAGGGCTGGGGCGCCCACTTTGGTCTGGTCGAGCTGAATCCCCAGACGCAAGAGCGGCGCCCACGTCCCAGCGCCAGCATGTTCGGGGAGATCTGCCGTGCCAACGCCATCACCGAAAGCATCGTTGAGCGCTATGCTCCCGAGGCGGCAGCCACGATCTTTGGTTCTGCCGCGGCCACGCGCCTGGGAGCGCGGGTACTGACCTGA
- a CDS encoding trans-sulfuration enzyme family protein: MTLTDQHSSAVWKLETHLVQDGRQRWSEGPAHVSTVQPIYASTTYLHGSMERLDQAFSSPTSGEKRSFVYARQGNPNATQLEKVLARAEGGVGAVAFGSGMAAIHAALLAAGAAPGAKILAAQDLYGQTIALLRQVFAPQGVEVVLCDLCCASAAERIRAEQPDIVFVETISNPLVKVTDLDAISTAAREVGAITLVDSTFTTPCLLRPIEHGFDLVIHSATKYLGGHGDSTGGLVVSARESLLQSLRSHASLLGAMLSPFESYLILRGLKTLALRMERHCDNALRIAHFLHDHPAVARVHYPALPEHPQHEQARRLLAHGRFGGLLSFELKAQTRAAAFRFMDSLQLCAPATSLGDVHTLVSYPPISSHRDLSPAELQQAGITEGCLRLSVGIEDAEDIMHDLDQALRQVSA, translated from the coding sequence ATGACCTTGACAGATCAGCATTCTTCAGCCGTCTGGAAATTGGAGACCCATCTGGTACAGGACGGCAGGCAGCGCTGGAGTGAAGGGCCTGCCCACGTTTCAACCGTGCAGCCGATTTATGCAAGCACGACCTACTTGCACGGCAGTATGGAGCGTCTGGACCAGGCGTTCAGTAGCCCGACTTCGGGAGAGAAGCGCTCGTTTGTCTACGCGCGCCAGGGGAATCCCAATGCGACCCAGTTGGAGAAGGTGCTGGCTCGCGCCGAAGGAGGTGTAGGGGCTGTGGCTTTCGGCTCAGGTATGGCAGCCATCCATGCTGCGCTGCTGGCCGCTGGCGCGGCTCCAGGGGCCAAGATCCTGGCAGCTCAGGACCTCTATGGCCAGACGATCGCCCTCCTGCGCCAGGTCTTTGCTCCCCAGGGTGTGGAGGTCGTGCTTTGCGATCTGTGTTGCGCCTCAGCCGCGGAGCGGATTCGCGCCGAACAGCCCGATATTGTCTTTGTCGAGACGATTTCTAATCCCCTGGTAAAGGTCACCGATCTGGATGCCATTAGCACCGCCGCCCGCGAAGTAGGAGCGATCACCCTGGTCGATAGTACCTTCACGACCCCCTGCCTGCTCCGCCCGATCGAGCACGGCTTTGATCTGGTGATCCACAGCGCGACAAAATACCTCGGGGGGCATGGCGACAGCACTGGCGGCCTGGTCGTGAGCGCCCGCGAGAGCCTGCTGCAGTCGCTGCGCTCCCACGCTTCCTTGCTGGGCGCGATGCTGAGTCCCTTTGAATCCTACTTGATCCTGCGTGGCCTGAAAACGCTGGCCTTGCGGATGGAGCGCCATTGCGACAACGCGCTGCGCATCGCTCACTTCTTGCACGATCATCCAGCCGTGGCTCGCGTCCACTACCCAGCCTTGCCCGAGCATCCGCAACACGAGCAGGCTCGACGCTTGCTTGCTCACGGACGCTTCGGTGGTTTGCTCTCGTTCGAGCTGAAAGCACAGACCCGCGCTGCCGCTTTTCGCTTCATGGATAGCCTGCAGCTTTGTGCTCCTGCTACCTCCCTCGGAGATGTTCACACGCTGGTGAGTTATCCGCCTATCTCTTCCCATCGTGACCTCTCTCCTGCTGAATTACAACAGGCTGGGATCACCGAGGGCTGTCTGCGCCTTTCAGTGGGGATCGAAGATGCGGAGGATATTATGCACGATCTGGACCAGGCTCTTCGCCAGGTCAGCGCTTGA
- a CDS encoding Cof-type HAD-IIB family hydrolase has translation MQRYRLLAIDLDGTLLTPFPAKEVTPRARRALEIAHASGLMITITTGQMLAVLRQVCAGLPLSGPQILENGAMIVDIASGAVLSERFLPKEHILPVLEAARSLGLYRAYHTPEVVYVDRHTPRARDWYRPPLPPAIEVDDVASLYPRPCIKIAAVGLPETLPAKRQQLEHWFGEVLHVTQSTRDLLELLHPRASKGQALREVASLLGVAPAEIVAIGDHYNDVEMLRFAGLSIAMGNAPPEVQAVADYVTSDNAHDGVAQALERLVLPTLGWHSSPSAEETAAASEDPRNEEAC, from the coding sequence ATGCAACGCTATCGCCTGCTGGCCATCGATCTCGATGGAACACTGTTGACACCTTTTCCGGCGAAAGAGGTGACGCCTCGCGCGCGCCGAGCCTTGGAGATCGCCCACGCCTCCGGCCTGATGATTACCATTACCACAGGGCAGATGCTGGCTGTGTTGCGCCAGGTCTGCGCTGGCCTGCCGTTGAGCGGTCCCCAGATTCTGGAAAATGGGGCGATGATCGTCGATATCGCCAGCGGGGCGGTGCTTTCCGAACGCTTCCTGCCCAAGGAGCACATCCTGCCCGTTCTAGAAGCAGCACGCTCACTGGGCCTCTATCGCGCCTATCATACGCCAGAAGTGGTCTATGTCGATCGCCACACGCCGCGAGCCCGCGATTGGTATCGCCCTCCATTGCCGCCGGCGATCGAGGTCGATGACGTAGCCTCTCTCTACCCACGCCCCTGCATCAAGATCGCCGCCGTGGGTCTGCCAGAGACGCTGCCAGCGAAACGCCAGCAGCTCGAGCACTGGTTTGGCGAGGTCCTGCATGTGACGCAGTCGACGCGCGATTTACTGGAGCTGCTGCATCCCAGGGCCAGTAAAGGCCAGGCGCTGCGCGAGGTCGCAAGCTTGCTGGGAGTGGCTCCAGCCGAGATTGTGGCCATCGGCGACCACTATAATGATGTGGAGATGCTGCGCTTCGCCGGCCTGAGCATTGCTATGGGCAATGCTCCCCCTGAAGTACAGGCCGTGGCCGACTATGTGACCAGCGATAATGCCCACGATGGCGTGGCTCAGGCTCTGGAACGCCTCGTGCTGCCAACTCTCGGCTGGCACAGCTCACCCTCAGCAGAGGAGACAGCAGCAGCAAGCGAGGACCCCAGGAACGAGGAAGCCTGCTGA
- a CDS encoding LLM class flavin-dependent oxidoreductase, producing the protein MKIGIGLPASIPGVDPGLVLEWARRAEQGPFVSLGIIDRLVYPGLEPMITLSAVAAVTSRIRLMTTVLLAPLRNTAILAKEAATLDAFSRGRLTLGLGIGAREDDFLAAGVSFHRRGKIFDEQLALMKRIWSGEPVSAEVGPIGPKPVRPGGPEVLLGGYSPAAIRRLARWGDGFIAGGSAPDQAGQFFHLALQVWQEAGRPGRPRLVGSVYYGLGERAVEKADVYLSHYYAFTGPRAHQMAQMIPTTPEAIRRTVQTFAEVGADELMLWATIPELEQIDLLAEAVADLQI; encoded by the coding sequence ATGAAGATTGGCATTGGGCTACCGGCTTCGATTCCTGGGGTTGATCCTGGCCTTGTGCTGGAGTGGGCGCGACGTGCGGAGCAGGGGCCGTTTGTCTCCCTGGGTATAATTGACCGGCTAGTCTATCCCGGTCTGGAGCCGATGATCACGCTGAGCGCTGTGGCGGCAGTCACCTCGCGTATTCGCCTGATGACGACCGTCCTCCTCGCGCCGCTGCGTAACACGGCCATCCTGGCTAAAGAAGCAGCGACCCTGGACGCCTTTTCGCGTGGTCGCCTGACGCTGGGGCTTGGAATAGGGGCCCGCGAAGACGATTTTCTCGCGGCTGGGGTATCGTTTCACCGCCGTGGCAAGATCTTCGATGAGCAGCTGGCCCTTATGAAGCGCATCTGGTCTGGCGAGCCGGTGAGCGCAGAGGTAGGTCCCATTGGCCCCAAGCCAGTACGCCCCGGCGGACCGGAGGTCTTGCTCGGCGGCTATTCGCCGGCAGCGATCCGGCGCCTGGCGCGCTGGGGCGATGGCTTTATTGCTGGCGGCAGCGCGCCCGACCAGGCCGGCCAATTCTTCCACCTGGCCTTGCAGGTCTGGCAGGAAGCCGGCAGACCCGGCAGGCCCCGTCTTGTCGGCTCGGTCTACTACGGCTTGGGTGAGCGAGCCGTTGAAAAAGCTGATGTCTATCTCAGCCATTACTATGCTTTTACCGGCCCTCGGGCTCATCAGATGGCCCAGATGATCCCCACTACGCCGGAGGCCATTCGCCGGACCGTGCAGACCTTCGCCGAGGTGGGCGCTGACGAGCTCATGCTCTGGGCTACCATTCCTGAACTGGAACAGATCGATCTGCTGGCCGAGGCGGTTGCCGACCTGCAAATCTGA
- the purU gene encoding formyltetrahydrofolate deformylase — MQQDHVITLLISCLDRPGIVAAISQFIFEHNGNIVESDQYATARQNGTFFMRISFSEEGFQLSERELVAAFQPIAARFGMQWSVHYSRNRKRAAILVSRLDHCLVDLLWRWHNGELVIDIPCIMSNHPDLEPLARMYQLPYYHFPVRRESRAADQQRMLEFLEGKVDFLILARYMQILEPFFVQAYPQRIINIHHSFLPAFTGARPYERAFERGVKIIGATAHYVTEELDEGPIIAQDVIHCNHRDSVEDLIRKGRDVERRVLAEAVRLHSEDRVLVYKNRTIVF; from the coding sequence ATGCAACAGGATCATGTTATTACGCTTCTGATCTCTTGTCTTGATCGGCCAGGCATTGTGGCGGCTATCTCGCAGTTTATCTTTGAGCACAATGGTAACATCGTCGAATCAGATCAATACGCAACGGCTCGTCAAAATGGCACCTTCTTTATGCGCATCAGCTTCTCAGAAGAGGGGTTCCAGCTGAGCGAGCGCGAGCTGGTTGCAGCTTTCCAGCCGATTGCTGCGCGCTTCGGCATGCAGTGGAGCGTCCATTATTCGCGCAACCGCAAACGGGCGGCCATCCTGGTTTCGCGTCTGGACCATTGCCTGGTCGACCTGCTCTGGCGGTGGCACAATGGAGAGCTGGTGATCGACATTCCCTGTATCATGAGCAATCACCCCGATCTAGAGCCTCTGGCACGCATGTACCAGCTCCCCTACTATCATTTTCCGGTTCGTCGCGAGAGCCGTGCTGCTGATCAGCAGCGCATGCTCGAGTTTCTGGAAGGCAAGGTTGATTTTCTGATTCTGGCGCGCTACATGCAGATTCTGGAGCCGTTTTTTGTGCAGGCCTACCCTCAGCGCATTATCAATATCCATCACAGCTTCCTGCCGGCATTCACCGGGGCCCGTCCCTACGAACGGGCTTTCGAGCGAGGGGTGAAGATCATCGGGGCCACCGCTCACTATGTGACGGAGGAGCTGGATGAGGGGCCGATTATCGCTCAGGATGTGATTCACTGCAACCATCGTGATAGCGTCGAGGACCTGATCCGCAAGGGGCGTGATGTAGAGCGGCGAGTACTGGCAGAGGCAGTGCGCTTGCACAGCGAGGATCGTGTGCTCGTGTATAAGAATCGCACGATTGTTTTCTAG
- a CDS encoding peroxiredoxin family protein, translating to MDESLPSSAACVQPALAAKVKLGAREMLPSFALPDPAGVLRGPHDYKQRDHLLLLIVRSVELPGTRAFLKQFTEAEPALREEQCSLLAISPDHRARNAEVQASLRLPFPLLADPEGHVIARLTQWEAPRRALNPSLLLADRYGELYQQWVSADEHALPPLSELLSCLRYLNRLCCP from the coding sequence ATGGACGAGTCATTGCCCTCTTCCGCCGCATGCGTGCAGCCAGCGCTGGCCGCCAAGGTGAAGCTGGGAGCGCGTGAGATGCTTCCGAGCTTCGCCCTCCCCGACCCTGCAGGAGTTTTGCGGGGGCCCCATGACTACAAGCAGCGAGACCACCTTTTGCTGCTCATTGTACGCAGCGTCGAGCTGCCGGGCACCCGGGCCTTCTTGAAGCAGTTCACGGAGGCAGAGCCAGCGCTGCGTGAGGAGCAGTGCAGTCTGCTGGCCATTAGCCCGGATCACCGAGCGCGAAATGCGGAGGTGCAGGCCAGCCTGCGGCTCCCTTTCCCGTTGCTCGCTGATCCCGAGGGGCACGTCATTGCTCGCCTGACACAATGGGAAGCGCCTCGGCGGGCGCTCAATCCCAGTCTGTTGTTGGCGGATCGTTACGGCGAACTCTATCAGCAGTGGGTCAGCGCAGATGAGCATGCGCTACCGCCGCTCAGCGAGTTGCTGTCCTGTTTACGCTATCTAAACCGCCTGTGCTGTCCCTAG